The Flammeovirga pectinis genomic interval GGAAAGAACTAAATTAAAGTTGTTACTTTTAGAGTTAACAATTTTGTATGAAAAACATGATTATATTCGGAGTGCTTATTCCTAGTATATTCTAATGATATTTTACTTTTACCAGCTATGAAACAACTAACACTCTTCTTACTTCTAATTTCATTAAAAATGTATGGGCAACTTCCCGTTTTCCATACACTCTCTATGAAAGATGGTTTACCTCACAATACAATTAATCAGTTTTGTCAGGATGATTTTGGGTTTATTTGGGTGGCAACAGATAATGGATTATCAAGGTATGATGCACACTCTTTTAAGAATTATACAAAGTCAACGAGTAAGGGTCTTTCAAACAATCAGGTACTTTCTCTTTTATACATTAACGAGAAAGAATTTTGGGTAGGAACAGCAAGTTCTTTAGATCTTTTTAATATAGAAGATGATACATTTAAACAGTACCCATCAAAAAGTCCTTACAGCAATTATGATGTACCCATAATGAGAATACTTACATTATCTGATTCTATTCTGATTATAGGAACAAACGGAGGTGGTGTAAGAGGATTTAATAGGCATACTAAGACTTTCTTTTCGATTGTAAATCAGGAAATAGTTAAAGATGTTGGAATAAGAATAGAGAATTTATTTTTAGATAAAAGAGGGCAATTATGGATTTTTTCTCATGAGAAAGGAATTGTTGTACTGAACCCAAAAATGGATAAAATTGTCTATGAATTTTCTGGCTATGATAAATACGAACCATTTTTTGCTTTTAGCGATGCGGAAGATATAGGAAATAATACATTACTTATTTCTTCTTATGGAGATGGTTTATACAAGTATGATATCACAACATTTCAGTTTTCTAAAGTAAATTATTCTGCTACATCTAAAAGCACGTCATCACTTATTTTTGATTTAGAACAGAGTAATGGTAAGGTCTATATTGCTACAGATGGGCAGGGAATTTATACTTATGATATAGCAACAGAAAAAAGTACACACTGGAACAAAAAAGTTAACCAGGCTAATGTGTTGGCCAATAATGTGGTGAGATCATTATTTATTGATAAAAGACAAAACCTCTGGGCTGGTCATTATCAAGGAGGAATAAGTAGTAAAAAGCATACTAAGGGATTAGAAAGTATTCCCTATAACCCAACAGAGAAATATTCTCTAAGTCATTCTCAAGTTTCTGCATTGTTGAATAATAATGATGAACTATGGATTGGTACAGACGGAGGAAAGCTAAATATCTTATCAGAAGGTACAATTAAAGTAGTAGACCAATTATGTAATCGTGATGTTCCAGAGAAAATTCTAAGTTTATATAAAGACAGTAGAGGATGGATTTGGATGGGTACTTATCTGGAAGGAGTATACGTTTATCAGCCCAAAGAAAATAAATTTATTAATATTGAAAAGGATTGGGGAATAGAACTACCAGATAGAGATGTACGGTGTTTTTATGAAGATATACACCAAGAAATGTGGATTGGAACACATGGTGGAGGTGTCCTTATTCTTGATTTAAAAGATAAATCTATAGAGCTTTTACAATCACATGACCCCAATAGCAACTTATCTATAAATTTTATAAGAGCAATTACTAGAGATAGTTATGGCTTAATCTGGATGGGCACTTCTTATGGTTTAAATTGTTACGATCCTGTTCAAAAAAGATGGAGAGTTTACCTGCCAGAAGATGAAAATTCTACTTTGAAAAATGGATATATCAATGCTATTCATGAAGATACTAAAGGTCGTTTATGGATAGGTAC includes:
- a CDS encoding ligand-binding sensor domain-containing protein; its protein translation is MKQLTLFLLLISLKMYGQLPVFHTLSMKDGLPHNTINQFCQDDFGFIWVATDNGLSRYDAHSFKNYTKSTSKGLSNNQVLSLLYINEKEFWVGTASSLDLFNIEDDTFKQYPSKSPYSNYDVPIMRILTLSDSILIIGTNGGGVRGFNRHTKTFFSIVNQEIVKDVGIRIENLFLDKRGQLWIFSHEKGIVVLNPKMDKIVYEFSGYDKYEPFFAFSDAEDIGNNTLLISSYGDGLYKYDITTFQFSKVNYSATSKSTSSLIFDLEQSNGKVYIATDGQGIYTYDIATEKSTHWNKKVNQANVLANNVVRSLFIDKRQNLWAGHYQGGISSKKHTKGLESIPYNPTEKYSLSHSQVSALLNNNDELWIGTDGGKLNILSEGTIKVVDQLCNRDVPEKILSLYKDSRGWIWMGTYLEGVYVYQPKENKFINIEKDWGIELPDRDVRCFYEDIHQEMWIGTHGGGVLILDLKDKSIELLQSHDPNSNLSINFIRAITRDSYGLIWMGTSYGLNCYDPVQKRWRVYLPEDENSTLKNGYINAIHEDTKGRLWIGTGEGLYQYNRNKDSFSVLKKKEGLSSDIIVGVIEDNNQNLWITTDNGLSKVKKDGTIIRFDESDGLIENTFFHGAVAKSPTGEIYLGTVNGLVFFTPENINEQHEKIDVIFTGLKIFNEDISVGKLINDRVVLDKPLLMKEELKFFKKENVLTFSFSAVTYAYSEKVTFEYYLEGFNKYWITLPKGRSITFTNLDQGDYTLRVRVNNMGPSQPSKAIKFKILPPFYETTSFKIIIGVIVLFLFWLFWRLRYIKIKRENEFLEREVELERVKSEQDQIKLEKLQLESEVKEKKAELDLHNTKLMSNTLLMVNKNEMMNQVKSNINNFSDNIENAEVKKEVGGLLKIIDTGFKIEDDWEYFEQHFDQIHKDFFKRAKEKYPDLTLTYLKLMAYLKLELTTKEIATLLNISTRGVEKSRYRLRKKIGLNAGENFKDVLDDI